Proteins found in one Lysinibacillus fusiformis genomic segment:
- a CDS encoding DHA2 family efflux MFS transporter permease subunit: MSEKTISVETKAPYGMIAILFIGAFVAILNETLLNIALPAIMDEFDVNATAVQWLSTGYMLINGILIPASAFFIQRFTDKKLFITAMALFTLGTFLASIAPTFGVLLAARMIQAAGSAIMMPLLMNVMLTAFPVEKRGAAMGMFGLVMITAPAIGPTLSGWLIEHYSWRMLFDLVLPIAILTLIFAAFKLKDVTPQRAIKLDVISLILSSIGFGGLLYGFSSAGEKGWDHILVYGTIIIGTLALITFTLRQLRMDEPMLEFRIFKYPMFALSSAISIVISVAMFSAMILMPIYVQTIRGISPMDSGLLMLPGAIVMGIMSPITGKLFDKYGARSLAVFGLIITIVTSYYFSKISMDTAYSTLVLLYTLRMFGMSMVMMPVMTNGLNQLPAHNNPHGTAMNNTLQQVSGAIGSAVLITIMNNKTTAKAEELAASAMNNMSANAAQATTQSASELKQQILNEAMLHGINYTFFLSTLIAAIALILAFFIKRVKPNYDNHTGGEVAGKQVEE; encoded by the coding sequence ATGTCAGAAAAAACCATTTCAGTTGAGACAAAAGCGCCATACGGCATGATTGCCATATTATTTATCGGGGCCTTTGTTGCTATTTTAAATGAGACTTTACTCAACATTGCACTACCAGCCATTATGGACGAATTCGATGTGAATGCTACTGCGGTACAATGGCTTTCAACAGGCTATATGCTAATTAACGGTATTTTAATTCCTGCCAGCGCGTTCTTCATTCAACGTTTTACGGATAAAAAGTTATTTATTACAGCGATGGCTCTGTTTACTTTAGGTACATTTCTAGCTAGTATTGCGCCTACATTTGGTGTGTTATTAGCAGCACGTATGATTCAAGCTGCAGGCTCAGCGATCATGATGCCTTTATTAATGAATGTTATGCTGACTGCATTTCCAGTTGAAAAACGAGGAGCCGCAATGGGGATGTTTGGTCTTGTCATGATTACGGCTCCAGCAATCGGCCCGACGCTTTCTGGTTGGTTAATAGAGCATTACAGCTGGAGAATGCTATTTGATCTTGTGCTACCAATTGCTATTTTAACTTTAATTTTTGCGGCCTTTAAATTAAAGGATGTAACACCACAACGTGCCATTAAGCTCGATGTGATTTCTCTTATTCTTTCAAGCATTGGATTTGGCGGCTTGCTTTATGGCTTTAGTTCCGCTGGTGAAAAAGGATGGGATCATATCCTTGTATATGGAACAATTATTATTGGAACACTTGCTTTAATTACCTTTACCCTTCGTCAGCTACGAATGGATGAGCCAATGCTTGAGTTTCGTATTTTCAAATATCCAATGTTTGCTTTATCCTCAGCCATCTCCATCGTCATTTCGGTGGCTATGTTCTCGGCTATGATTTTAATGCCTATTTACGTACAAACCATTCGTGGTATTTCACCAATGGATTCAGGTCTACTCATGCTACCTGGTGCCATTGTGATGGGCATTATGTCGCCGATTACAGGGAAGCTCTTTGATAAATACGGGGCGAGAAGCTTGGCTGTATTTGGCTTAATCATCACCATTGTAACGTCGTATTACTTCAGCAAAATTAGTATGGATACGGCTTATTCTACATTAGTACTTCTATATACATTACGTATGTTTGGGATGTCGATGGTAATGATGCCCGTGATGACAAATGGTTTGAATCAGCTACCAGCGCACAATAACCCACACGGCACAGCCATGAACAACACATTACAGCAGGTTTCGGGTGCGATTGGTTCAGCAGTATTGATCACGATCATGAACAATAAAACAACGGCCAAGGCAGAGGAATTGGCTGCAAGTGCAATGAACAATATGAGTGCCAATGCAGCACAGGCTACGACACAATCTGCCAGCGAATTAAAGCAGCAAATCTTAAACGAAGCCATGCTACATGGCATCAATTATACGTTCTTCCTTTCCACATTGATTGCGGCCATCGCACTCATACTAGCCTTCTTTATTAAGCGAGTTAAGCCTAACTATGATAATCACACAGGTGGGGAAGTTGCTGGAAAGCAAGTAGAGGAATAA
- a CDS encoding C40 family peptidase: protein MKKKWLLPIFASFMFFTGMGIHDAKAATIADITTTAKAYIGAPYKYGGTDIKTGVDCSAYTQLVFSKLGMSLERTSKAQYQQGTSISKDNLKTGDLVFFNTSGSGVSHVGIYIGDNNFISATTSSGVKVDTVNDPYYWGSRYVGAKRIANFSDYGEVKDAEIDFSIYASRGEVALRLADKLHLDTSNTNSSFPDIKPSSKYAGAAEALKKMGVFTGDDNGKFNPGSPMTRGQLSKVLVEAFHLTQQGTTEQFMDVPGSHWANNYVAILASNKVTVGKGDGTFGVNDNVTLAQLDAFIQRLAQ, encoded by the coding sequence TTGAAGAAAAAATGGTTACTACCCATTTTCGCATCGTTTATGTTCTTTACAGGTATGGGTATTCATGATGCGAAAGCGGCAACAATAGCAGATATAACTACTACAGCAAAAGCATATATTGGTGCTCCTTATAAATATGGAGGAACAGATATTAAGACAGGTGTGGATTGCTCAGCCTATACACAATTAGTCTTTTCTAAGCTAGGCATGTCATTAGAGCGCACATCTAAAGCTCAATACCAGCAAGGTACGTCAATCTCAAAAGACAATTTAAAAACGGGTGATCTCGTATTTTTTAATACTTCTGGAAGTGGTGTTTCACACGTTGGCATATACATAGGTGACAATAATTTTATCTCAGCTACTACAAGTTCTGGGGTTAAGGTAGATACAGTGAATGACCCATATTATTGGGGTTCACGTTATGTAGGGGCAAAACGTATTGCCAACTTCTCTGATTATGGAGAAGTAAAAGATGCGGAAATTGACTTTAGTATTTATGCATCGCGTGGAGAGGTAGCTCTTCGATTGGCTGATAAATTACATTTAGATACGAGTAATACGAATTCAAGTTTCCCAGATATTAAGCCATCATCTAAATATGCAGGTGCTGCAGAGGCACTTAAAAAAATGGGTGTTTTTACGGGTGATGATAATGGGAAATTCAATCCTGGTTCTCCGATGACACGTGGGCAACTATCTAAAGTTTTAGTGGAAGCATTTCATTTAACACAGCAAGGAACAACTGAACAATTCATGGATGTTCCAGGCTCACATTGGGCAAATAATTATGTAGCGATCCTGGCTTCGAATAAAGTAACTGTAGGTAAAGGTGACGGCACATTCGGTGTGAACGACAATGTCACATTGGCCCAATTAGATGCTTTTATCCAACGATTAGCTCAATAA
- a CDS encoding YczE/YyaS/YitT family protein: MKYVFYVVGILILTLGISLTIQSNLGTSPFDALLVGLSKNVGLTVGSWEIILALLLICSNSLLARQRPEILGLITAFITGIGIDMWLFLFHDVVTPDIWYSQTVCFVIGLVVVGLGTATYLHTNFAPIPVDRLTLIIKELTKKTIFFSRTAIYLLFLVLAIICKGPIGIGTLLTVCLGGFILHFFMPITGRILDNILNKS, translated from the coding sequence TTGAAATATGTCTTTTATGTAGTGGGCATTTTAATTTTAACGCTAGGCATTTCGCTCACGATTCAATCTAACCTCGGCACGTCACCTTTTGATGCACTTCTCGTAGGATTATCTAAAAATGTGGGGCTAACTGTAGGAAGTTGGGAAATCATCTTAGCGCTCCTATTAATATGTAGTAATTCCCTGTTAGCTAGACAAAGGCCAGAAATTTTAGGCTTGATCACCGCATTTATTACGGGTATAGGGATCGATATGTGGTTATTTTTATTCCACGATGTTGTAACCCCTGATATTTGGTATAGCCAAACCGTTTGTTTTGTCATAGGATTGGTTGTAGTTGGTTTAGGAACGGCAACCTATTTACATACAAATTTTGCGCCAATTCCTGTAGATCGACTAACCTTAATTATTAAAGAATTAACGAAAAAAACGATTTTTTTCTCAAGAACAGCTATTTACCTCTTATTCTTAGTGTTGGCGATCATTTGTAAAGGCCCAATCGGTATTGGTACATTATTAACGGTTTGTTTAGGTGGCTTTATCCTGCATTTCTTTATGCCCATTACTGGGAGAATACTAGATAATATATTGAATAAGTCCTAA
- a CDS encoding GNAT family N-acetyltransferase produces MTIKLEKCEQADLKKLQAISIETFHDTFKDQNSPEHMKAYLERAFHDQQLDKELANMDSAFYFIYYEEEIAGYLKVNVHEAQSELMGDESLEVERIYVRHQYQGKGLGKYLMNKAIEEAVAQNKKSIWLGVWEKNDSAIGFYQKIGFVQTGAHSFSMGDEEQIDLIMTKTLA; encoded by the coding sequence ATGACTATTAAATTAGAGAAATGTGAACAAGCAGATTTAAAAAAGCTACAAGCAATAAGTATTGAAACATTCCATGATACATTTAAAGATCAGAACTCTCCTGAACATATGAAGGCTTATTTAGAGCGTGCCTTTCATGATCAGCAGCTAGACAAGGAATTGGCCAATATGGATTCGGCGTTCTATTTTATCTATTATGAGGAAGAAATAGCTGGCTATTTAAAAGTAAATGTTCATGAGGCGCAATCCGAACTAATGGGGGATGAGTCACTTGAGGTGGAGAGAATTTATGTTCGACATCAATATCAAGGAAAAGGGCTAGGCAAATACCTTATGAATAAAGCAATAGAGGAGGCTGTGGCTCAAAACAAAAAAAGCATTTGGCTGGGGGTTTGGGAGAAAAATGACAGTGCCATCGGTTTTTATCAGAAAATAGGCTTTGTCCAAACAGGAGCCCACTCCTTTTCTATGGGTGACGAGGAACAAATCGATCTTATTATGACCAAAACACTTGCCTAA
- a CDS encoding FMN-binding negative transcriptional regulator: protein MYVPKYYKVTDLEEIKEFIQHNAFATIVSIRKGKPIAAHIPVLLKKIEDDYYLTGHLAYGNPLWKTFEEVHDILVIFNGPHAYISSSWYEHENVPTWNYQAVHVYGKANVMEGKDLEQDLSSLLEKYESFRENPVLWDKLSPELLQQEMKGIKGFKIKVEEVQAAYKLSQNRNASDYANIINELYKEEDPHADAVAEAMKKNRSN from the coding sequence ATGTATGTTCCTAAGTATTACAAAGTAACGGATTTAGAAGAAATCAAAGAATTTATTCAGCATAATGCCTTTGCAACAATTGTTTCAATTAGAAAAGGTAAGCCAATAGCAGCTCATATCCCCGTACTCCTGAAAAAAATCGAGGATGACTATTATCTGACAGGTCACTTAGCCTATGGCAACCCATTATGGAAGACATTTGAGGAGGTGCATGACATTCTGGTGATATTTAATGGTCCACATGCCTATATCTCTTCCTCTTGGTATGAGCATGAAAATGTGCCAACCTGGAATTATCAAGCTGTCCATGTTTATGGAAAAGCAAATGTCATGGAAGGAAAAGACTTAGAACAAGATTTGTCTAGCTTACTTGAAAAATATGAGTCATTCCGTGAAAATCCTGTCTTGTGGGATAAACTATCTCCGGAACTTCTGCAGCAAGAAATGAAAGGAATAAAAGGGTTTAAAATAAAGGTAGAAGAAGTGCAAGCTGCCTATAAATTAAGTCAAAATCGTAATGCGAGTGATTACGCCAATATTATAAATGAGCTCTATAAAGAGGAAGATCCACATGCTGATGCGGTGGCTGAGGCCATGAAGAAAAATAGAAGCAATTAA
- a CDS encoding PLP-dependent aminotransferase family protein, protein MLEMTPNLNSEEPLYLQLYNYIKAEIQNGNISAQSKLPSQRSLAQHLQISRNTVDAAYQQLLAEGYVVSKEREGLFVVDLEKGYFQANSHHFEPQLTTQQKQERLAIKYDFNYGDINLKDFPFKIWRKLTMQSLDEEQAQLLLYGDPQGELELRNYMATYLYEARGVQCSVDQIVIGAGLQFLMGIVCNLIGRNELFAMEDPGYYRVRQLFKDNAIKVKPISLDNHGIHIDQLRKNKIKAVYVTPSHQFPLGTVMPISRRLALLEWAKEENAYIIEDDYDGEFRYAGKPIPALQGLDSNDRVIYMGTFSKSLIPSIKLSYMILPRKLINIFHRNNYYVQTVSRLHQHTLQLFMESGHWERHLNKTRNSYKRRYEALLKAIHQTFGENVKIYGASSGLHILLEPNNKMSEEELIDTAKMAGVRVYPTSIFYANPSILQPAKVLLGFANLAEDEIDTGIKLLNNAWFDRCHML, encoded by the coding sequence ATGCTCGAAATGACACCAAACTTGAATAGTGAAGAACCGCTTTATCTTCAATTATATAACTATATAAAAGCTGAAATCCAAAATGGCAATATCTCCGCTCAAAGCAAATTGCCGTCTCAGCGTAGTCTAGCTCAACATTTACAGATTAGTCGCAACACGGTAGATGCAGCTTACCAACAGCTCCTTGCAGAGGGCTATGTGGTTAGTAAAGAACGAGAGGGACTATTTGTGGTCGATCTTGAAAAAGGTTATTTCCAAGCAAACTCCCATCATTTTGAACCTCAATTAACAACTCAGCAAAAACAAGAACGACTAGCTATTAAGTACGATTTTAATTATGGGGATATTAATTTAAAAGATTTTCCCTTTAAAATATGGCGTAAATTAACGATGCAAAGCCTTGATGAAGAACAGGCTCAGCTGCTTTTATACGGAGATCCACAGGGCGAGCTTGAATTAAGGAATTATATGGCAACTTATCTTTATGAAGCTAGAGGGGTGCAATGCAGTGTAGACCAAATTGTTATAGGGGCAGGCCTGCAGTTTCTTATGGGCATCGTATGTAACTTAATTGGGCGAAATGAGCTTTTTGCTATGGAAGATCCAGGTTATTATCGCGTTCGCCAACTGTTTAAAGATAATGCTATAAAGGTGAAACCAATCTCTCTTGACAATCACGGGATTCATATCGACCAATTAAGGAAAAACAAAATAAAGGCTGTTTATGTTACACCCTCCCATCAATTTCCCCTTGGAACGGTTATGCCTATCTCAAGAAGATTAGCGTTACTAGAGTGGGCAAAGGAAGAAAATGCTTATATCATCGAGGATGATTATGATGGGGAATTTCGATATGCTGGAAAACCGATACCTGCTCTACAAGGATTAGATTCAAATGATCGGGTCATCTATATGGGCACCTTTTCAAAATCTTTGATTCCCTCTATCAAACTAAGCTACATGATATTACCAAGAAAATTAATCAATATATTTCATCGCAACAATTACTATGTTCAAACTGTATCGAGACTCCATCAGCATACGTTGCAACTATTTATGGAGAGTGGACATTGGGAGAGACACTTAAATAAAACACGCAATAGCTATAAGCGAAGATATGAGGCTTTACTTAAGGCCATTCATCAAACTTTTGGGGAAAATGTGAAAATATATGGGGCTAGCAGTGGCTTACATATTTTACTAGAACCAAATAATAAGATGTCTGAAGAGGAATTGATTGATACAGCAAAAATGGCTGGCGTTCGGGTCTACCCAACATCCATTTTTTATGCAAACCCCTCGATCTTACAGCCCGCAAAGGTATTACTTGGATTTGCTAACCTAGCGGAAGATGAGATTGACACGGGCATTAAGCTATTAAACAATGCTTGGTTTGATAGGTGTCATATGTTGTGA
- a CDS encoding DUF2935 domain-containing protein — protein MQFYYGNQMPLRVLDEAEFWKHQEEEHTVVIRELVKDLEQPYVDALKEWEKAFAQTHQQVVRYIETVNRSQGQVSPALFQDILQLTSFCLQQSDQFIQFCRTLMEESQPISANPTAKVVLNHIIVESEYFIGIAQTILYQQK, from the coding sequence ATGCAATTTTATTATGGCAATCAAATGCCATTACGTGTATTAGATGAAGCTGAATTTTGGAAGCATCAAGAAGAGGAGCATACAGTAGTAATAAGAGAGCTTGTAAAAGATTTGGAGCAGCCATATGTCGATGCGTTAAAGGAATGGGAAAAAGCTTTCGCTCAAACACATCAGCAAGTTGTAAGATATATAGAAACAGTCAATCGTTCACAGGGACAAGTTTCCCCAGCCCTGTTTCAGGATATTTTACAGCTAACTTCCTTCTGTCTACAACAGAGTGATCAATTTATCCAGTTTTGTCGAACTCTAATGGAAGAAAGTCAACCGATAAGCGCCAATCCGACAGCTAAAGTTGTATTAAATCATATCATTGTAGAATCCGAATATTTTATCGGAATTGCTCAAACCATTTTATACCAACAGAAATAA
- a CDS encoding response regulator: MNIMIVDDEKLAIDILTIMVKQLTQFQINIKGTFTNSTEALHFLEKEKIDVVFLDIEMIDTHGMQLAKQLLHKQPSLQIIFVTAHTQFAVEAFEVEATDYLLKPVHEKRLIIALTKAQKKMVVTAAPRKEQENSLYAHTLGSFYLLDIQHNVMKWRTRKVRELFLYLLFHQKRPMLNAVLLEVLWPDLNFEKAASNLHTTIYHLRKILKDNGLQDPILLVNNHYKLNAVIKTDYDELNQLLEQDQHDEKSIQQLLNCYEGDFLVDEEYLWVNQIRLRLKQAVLHVLEQYTARTNADHALLKYNCLQKLLELDEYNEHYMFQLLEFLIQHNRKQECLKFYKTIEAKLAEIDLSVPEKINRTYNEYLLNL; this comes from the coding sequence ATGAATATAATGATCGTTGATGATGAAAAATTAGCCATTGATATTTTAACGATCATGGTTAAACAACTTACTCAATTTCAGATTAACATTAAGGGGACATTTACAAATTCAACTGAAGCCCTCCATTTTCTTGAAAAAGAAAAGATTGATGTAGTGTTTTTAGATATTGAAATGATTGACACACACGGTATGCAACTTGCGAAGCAACTACTACACAAGCAACCATCCTTACAAATCATTTTTGTGACGGCTCATACCCAATTTGCAGTGGAGGCCTTTGAAGTAGAGGCAACAGATTATTTATTAAAGCCTGTACATGAAAAACGACTTATTATAGCGTTAACAAAAGCACAGAAAAAAATGGTCGTTACGGCGGCACCAAGGAAAGAGCAGGAAAACTCATTATATGCGCATACTTTAGGCAGTTTTTATTTATTGGATATTCAACATAATGTGATGAAGTGGCGTACAAGAAAAGTACGTGAACTATTTTTATATTTATTATTTCACCAAAAAAGGCCCATGTTAAATGCCGTCCTTTTAGAGGTATTGTGGCCAGATTTGAATTTTGAAAAGGCAGCAAGTAATTTACATACAACTATTTATCATTTAAGAAAGATATTAAAGGACAATGGCTTACAGGATCCCATCCTATTAGTCAATAATCATTATAAATTAAATGCAGTCATTAAAACGGATTATGACGAGCTCAATCAATTATTAGAGCAGGATCAACATGATGAGAAATCCATTCAGCAGTTATTGAATTGCTATGAAGGGGATTTTTTAGTGGATGAAGAGTATTTATGGGTTAATCAAATCAGGCTTCGCTTAAAGCAAGCTGTCTTACATGTGCTTGAACAGTATACGGCTCGTACAAACGCTGACCATGCTCTATTAAAATATAATTGCTTACAAAAGCTATTAGAGCTAGATGAATACAATGAACATTATATGTTTCAATTGTTGGAATTCTTAATTCAGCATAATAGGAAACAGGAATGTTTAAAATTCTATAAAACTATAGAGGCGAAATTAGCTGAAATTGACCTCTCTGTGCCAGAAAAGATTAATAGAACATATAACGAATACTTACTCAATCTATAA
- a CDS encoding DUF3888 domain-containing protein has protein sequence MKKITYVLMAIVTILMLPSKMYAQSEQTDEKLIADTLITILNPYIEKEIDHYYGYPKQYGLYDVKILKIVRESQFGFKVNVEVTTFEHAHSPPNSKEIITFEVSPTGVSTLRYKHEADDVEKAIDAFYRATLSDIQQSFNLDLSSYISYRYDQLQYQAEINNDMKPLAAIAEEIATNILFPERKIPYKNVIDPVTFIKGNTGYMLFKRADGTNVKYQLQKKEGTWIVTDKASKPGKKMEDLLPWYM, from the coding sequence ATGAAAAAAATCACTTATGTTTTAATGGCTATCGTAACTATTTTGATGCTGCCCAGTAAGATGTATGCACAAAGTGAACAAACTGATGAGAAACTGATTGCTGACACATTGATCACAATCCTTAATCCATATATAGAAAAGGAAATTGATCATTACTACGGCTATCCTAAGCAGTATGGCTTATATGATGTGAAAATTTTAAAAATTGTCAGAGAAAGTCAATTTGGCTTTAAAGTTAACGTTGAAGTCACCACCTTTGAACATGCACATTCCCCACCCAATAGTAAGGAAATCATTACGTTTGAAGTCAGTCCAACGGGTGTCAGCACACTTCGCTATAAACATGAGGCGGATGATGTAGAAAAAGCAATAGATGCATTCTATCGCGCAACACTTTCAGATATACAGCAAAGCTTTAATCTGGACTTGTCATCGTATATTTCCTATAGATACGATCAATTGCAATACCAAGCTGAAATCAATAATGACATGAAACCCCTTGCTGCAATTGCAGAGGAAATAGCCACCAATATTTTATTTCCTGAGCGAAAGATACCCTACAAAAATGTCATAGACCCTGTCACCTTTATCAAAGGTAATACAGGCTATATGCTTTTTAAAAGGGCGGATGGAACAAATGTAAAATATCAACTGCAAAAGAAAGAAGGCACATGGATCGTAACAGATAAAGCAAGTAAGCCAGGTAAGAAGATGGAGGATTTGTTGCCTTGGTATATGTAA
- a CDS encoding Lsa family ABC-F type ribosomal protection protein translates to MSMIQVQNLTFSYPSSFDNIFEGVNFQIDTDWKLGFIGRNGRGKTTFFQLLLGNYEYSGKIISSVDFTYFPYPVSDPNKYTHEIFEEICPQAEDWECLREIAYLHVDAEVMYRPFKTLSNGEQTKVLLAALFLTEGQFLLIDEPTNHLDTDARKTVSDYLRRKKGFILISHDRSFLDGCVDHILSINRANIDVQSGNYSSWKLNFDRQQEHEEATNQRLQKDIDRLKQSSKRSGGWSNQVEASKNGTTNSGSKLDKGFVGHKAAKMMKRAKNLESRQQRAIEEKSKLLKNVEKTESLKVEPLACPSKEMVVVTDVSIRYDDHIVNKPISFQVAQGDRIVIDGKNGNGKSSILKLILGKPIQHTGAIKLASGLVISYVQQDTSHLKGLLSEFIEEHGIDETLFKSILRKMDFERIQFEKDISHYSGGQKKKLLIAKSLCEKAHLYIWDEPFNFIDIYSRMQIEELIQSAHLTMVIVEHDQAFQQAVATKTIAM, encoded by the coding sequence ATGTCCATGATACAAGTACAAAACCTAACTTTTTCTTATCCAAGTAGCTTTGACAATATTTTTGAAGGGGTAAACTTCCAAATCGACACGGATTGGAAACTTGGATTTATCGGGAGAAACGGACGAGGTAAAACAACATTCTTTCAGTTGCTATTAGGCAATTATGAGTATAGCGGAAAAATCATCTCTTCCGTAGACTTTACTTATTTCCCCTATCCCGTTTCGGATCCAAATAAATATACACACGAAATTTTTGAAGAAATTTGCCCTCAGGCAGAGGATTGGGAATGTTTACGTGAAATAGCTTATCTACATGTAGATGCGGAGGTTATGTATCGTCCTTTTAAAACATTATCCAACGGTGAGCAAACAAAGGTGTTGCTTGCGGCGTTATTTTTGACAGAGGGTCAATTTTTATTAATTGATGAACCTACCAATCATCTCGATACGGATGCACGAAAGACGGTCTCAGATTATCTTCGTAGGAAAAAAGGATTTATTTTAATTTCGCATGACAGAAGCTTTTTAGATGGCTGCGTTGACCATATTTTATCGATCAATAGAGCCAATATTGACGTTCAAAGTGGTAATTACTCATCTTGGAAGCTCAATTTTGATCGACAGCAGGAACATGAAGAAGCAACCAATCAACGACTGCAAAAAGATATCGACCGATTAAAACAGTCCTCAAAGCGTTCGGGAGGTTGGTCGAATCAAGTGGAAGCCTCCAAAAACGGGACAACCAATTCAGGTTCGAAGCTGGACAAAGGCTTTGTTGGACATAAAGCAGCCAAGATGATGAAACGAGCAAAGAACCTGGAATCCAGACAACAAAGAGCTATTGAGGAAAAATCAAAACTGCTAAAAAATGTTGAAAAAACCGAGTCATTGAAAGTAGAGCCATTGGCATGTCCATCAAAAGAAATGGTTGTTGTCACGGATGTATCGATTCGGTACGATGACCATATCGTAAATAAGCCCATTAGCTTCCAAGTGGCACAAGGTGATCGCATTGTTATAGATGGCAAAAATGGAAACGGAAAAAGTAGTATTCTAAAACTTATTCTAGGCAAGCCCATCCAACATACAGGCGCCATTAAATTAGCTTCAGGTCTGGTCATTTCCTATGTTCAACAGGATACATCCCATTTGAAGGGGTTATTATCGGAATTTATTGAAGAGCATGGTATTGATGAGACGTTATTTAAATCAATTCTGCGCAAGATGGATTTTGAGCGAATTCAATTTGAGAAAGACATCTCTCATTATTCTGGTGGGCAAAAGAAAAAACTGCTGATTGCTAAAAGCTTGTGTGAGAAAGCTCATTTATATATTTGGGATGAACCATTCAATTTTATTGATATCTATTCACGTATGCAGATTGAAGAGCTTATTCAAAGCGCTCATCTCACAATGGTGATAGTTGAGCATGACCAGGCATTTCAACAAGCCGTGGCAACGAAAACGATAGCTATGTAG